Proteins from a genomic interval of Neodiprion lecontei isolate iyNeoLeco1 chromosome 2, iyNeoLeco1.1, whole genome shotgun sequence:
- the LOC107222233 gene encoding ubiquitin-like-conjugating enzyme ATG3: MQSVINSVKGTALGVAEYLTPVLKESKFRETGVLTPEEFVAAGDHLVHHCPTWQWATGDQDRVKSYLPKNKQFLLTRNVPCSRRCKQIEYCEDQERVIEVDDPEGGWVDTHHYDSSIGGIDEKVTEMTLEEGQPKGATGAADTDDDDEDDEEPADMEAFEVSGLLDEDDKYTSESTRKPVNEERDSCTDGEIIHTRTYDLHITYDKYYQTPRLWLFGYDESRKPLSVEEMYEDVSQDHAKKTVTMETHPHLPGPPMASVHPCRHAEVMKKIIETVMEGGRELGVHMYLIIFLKFVQSVIPTIEYDYTQNFMLTTSG; this comes from the exons ACAGCGCTCGGGGTTGCCGAGTATCTGACCCCGGTTCTAAAG GAGAGCAAGTTCCGAGAAACCGGAGTTTTAACTCCTGAAGAGTTTGTCGCTGCCGGTGATCACCTTGTTCATCATTGCCCTACGTGGCAATGGGCTACTGGAGACCAAGACAGGGTCAAATCATACCTACCAAAGAACAAACAGTTTTTATTGACTCGTAACGTGCCATGTTCACGGAGATGTAAACAA ATAGAGTACTGTGAAGATCAGGAACGTGTTATTGAGGTTGATGATCCTGAAGGTGGATGGGTCGATACCCATCATTATGACTCGAGCATTGGAGGAATAGATGAGAAAGTTACAGAAATGACATTGGAGGAGGGACAGCCCAAGGGTGCTACGGGAGCTGCAGATacagatgatgatgatgaggatgATGAGGAGCCAGCAGATATGGAAGCGTTCGAGGTCAGCGGTCTTTTGGATGAAGATGACAAG TATACTTCGGAATCGACGCGAAAACCTGTTAATGAAGAACGCGATTCTTGTACCGATGGAGaaattatacacacacgcacatatGATCTTCATATCACTTATGACAAATATTACCAAACCCCTCGGCTCTGGCTCTTTGGGTATGATGAG AGTCGCAAGCCACTGAGTGTTGAGGAGATGTATGAAGATGTAAGCCAGGACCACGCAAAAAAGACTGTCACAATGGAAACTCATCCACATCTTCCTGGTCCACCTATGGCATCTGTGCACCCTTGCAG gcATGCTGAGGTGATGAAGAAGATCATAGAGACAGTAATGGAGGGTGGGAGAGAGCTGGGCGTTCACATGTACCTAATTATATTTCTCAAGTTTGTTCAGTCTGTCATTCCCACAATTGAGTACGATTATACACAGAATTTTATGCTTACCACTTCTGGCTAG